The following proteins are co-located in the Camelus bactrianus isolate YW-2024 breed Bactrian camel chromosome 30, ASM4877302v1, whole genome shotgun sequence genome:
- the C30H18orf54 gene encoding lung adenoma susceptibility protein 2 isoform X2 translates to MARSSTKHRVCSRESSVSSLLASCSLSGSNSSNSDGSFQYKDKLYSSASQALQAYIDDFDLSQMYPGASTGKINIDKYSANMPEFSNYIYKPNHAFENVDDKKNSLSLPYREQTINDMDSISLTTDELLKLPADGSFSFTYVGSRHRSSKKNKKRIGRLSSSVTEKNQNFQESSALMGKDNIVTPVVYTNINGKQCGDRIELLILKAKRNLEDCTEELPKSMKKDDSPCSLDKLEAERSWENIPVTFKSPVPVNADDNPQQTSRAKYPKEFLEDFLNNDNQSCTLSGGKHHGPVEALKQMLFNLQAVQESFNQNKITESKGEVKQVSEDDFSKLQLKESMVPITKSLQKALHHLSRLRDLVDDTSGRQSPKM, encoded by the exons ATGGCAAGATCAAGTACAAAACACAGAGTTTGTTCTCGGGAATCTTCAGTATCTTCTCTGTTAGCAAGCTGCAGCCTGAGTGGTAGTAATTCATCTAACTCTGATGGCTCTTTTCAGTATAAGGATAAACTGTACAGTTCTGCATCTCAGGCTCTACAGGCCTATATTGATGATTTTGACCTAAGCCAAATGTATCCTGGTGCAAGCACTGGAAAGATTAACATTGATAAATATTCTGCCAATATGCCAGAATTCTCCAACTATATTTATAAACCAAACCATG CTTTTGAAAATGTTGATGACAAAAAAAACTCCTTGTCCTTACCCTATAGAGAACAGACTATTAATGACATGGACTCCATTAGCCTAACAACTGATGAACTATTAAAACTCCCAGCAGATGGATCATTTTCTTTCACTTATGTTGGATCACGTCACCGAAGTAGCAAGAAAAACAAGAAACGCATTGGAAGACTGAGTTCATCTGTCACTGAAAAGAATCAAAATTTTCAAGAATCCTCTGCTCTCATGGGCAAGGATAACATAGTTACTCCAGTtgtatacacaaatataaatgGAAAGCAATGTG GTGACAGAATTGAATTGCTTATCCTGAAGGCCAAGAGAAATCTAGAGGATTGTACTGAAGAATTACCGAAGTCTATGAAAAAGGATGACAGTCCTTGTTCATTAGATAAACTTGAAGCAGAAAGATCATGGGAAAATATTCCTGTTACTTT CAAATCTCCTGTTCCTGTTAACGCTGATGATAATCCTCAACAAACTTCAAGGGCAAAATATCCTAAAGAGTTCCTTGAAGACTTTTTAAACAATGATAATCAG agCTGTACCCTTTCTGGGGGGAAACATCATGGTCCTGTTGAAGCTCTGAAACAAATGTTATTTAATCTTCAAGCAGTGCAAGAAAGTTTTAATCAGAATAAAATCACAGAATCAAAAGGAGAAGTTAAACAA GTATCAGAAGATGATTTCTCTAAATTACAATTGAAGGAAAGTATGGTTCCGATTACTAAGTCACTTCAAAA GGCTTTGCACCATTTATCTCGCCTGAGAGACCTGGTTGATGATACCAGTGGGAGACAGTCACCGAAAAtgtga
- the STARD6 gene encoding stAR-related lipid transfer protein 6 isoform X2: MDYQAFAQQTTQEILGYYQDTSGWKVIKTSKKITVSSKASKKFHGNLPENRVTWDKSLKVYNMVQKIDSETFICHTITQSFAMGSISPRDFIDLVHLKCCEGNMDIISSASVDFPTYPPSSNYIRGYNHACGCVCSPLQENPAHSKLVMFVQTEMRGRLAPSIIEATMPSHLVSFILNAKDGIKTHKIPSRCGCHHNGHSSFLKK; this comes from the exons ATGGACTATCAAGCATTTGCCCAACAAACTACTCAAGAAATTTTAGGTTACTATCAAGATACATCGGGCTGGAAAGTGATTAAGACTTCA AAAAAGATAACTGTTTCCAGCAAGGCTTCTAAAAAATTCCATGGAAATCT ACCTGAAAACAGAGTTACATGGGACAAATCATTGAAAGTGTACAACATGGTACAAAAGATTGATTCG GAAACATTCATATGTCATACTATTACACAAAGTTTTGCCATGGGCTCAATTTCCCCCCGAGACTTTATCGACTTAGTGCATCTGAAGTGCTGCGAAGGGAATATGGATATTATCAGCT cTGCTAGCGTGGATTTCCCCACATATCCTCCATCTTCAAATTACATCCGTGGTTACAACCATGCTTGTGGCTGTGTGTGTTCACCTCTGCAAGA GAACCCAGCACATTCCAAACTAGTGATGTTTGTCCAGACAGAAATGAGAGGAAGATTGGCCCCATCAATAATTGAAGCAACCATGCCTTCCCATTTAGTAAGCTTCATCCTCAATGCAAAAGATGGAATAAAGACACACAAAATTCCATCAAGATGTGGATGTCATCATAATGGGCATTCATCATTCCTCAAGAAGTGA
- the STARD6 gene encoding stAR-related lipid transfer protein 6 isoform X1, whose protein sequence is MDYQAFAQQTTQEILGYYQDTSGWKVIKTSKKITVSSKASKKFHGNLYRVEGVIPESTSRLSDFLYRPENRVTWDKSLKVYNMVQKIDSETFICHTITQSFAMGSISPRDFIDLVHLKCCEGNMDIISSASVDFPTYPPSSNYIRGYNHACGCVCSPLQENPAHSKLVMFVQTEMRGRLAPSIIEATMPSHLVSFILNAKDGIKTHKIPSRCGCHHNGHSSFLKK, encoded by the exons ATGGACTATCAAGCATTTGCCCAACAAACTACTCAAGAAATTTTAGGTTACTATCAAGATACATCGGGCTGGAAAGTGATTAAGACTTCA AAAAAGATAACTGTTTCCAGCAAGGCTTCTAAAAAATTCCATGGAAATCT ATACCGTGTTGAAGGAGTAATTCCAGAATCAACATCTCGACTATCTGATTTCCTCTACAGACCTGAAAACAGAGTTACATGGGACAAATCATTGAAAGTGTACAACATGGTACAAAAGATTGATTCG GAAACATTCATATGTCATACTATTACACAAAGTTTTGCCATGGGCTCAATTTCCCCCCGAGACTTTATCGACTTAGTGCATCTGAAGTGCTGCGAAGGGAATATGGATATTATCAGCT cTGCTAGCGTGGATTTCCCCACATATCCTCCATCTTCAAATTACATCCGTGGTTACAACCATGCTTGTGGCTGTGTGTGTTCACCTCTGCAAGA GAACCCAGCACATTCCAAACTAGTGATGTTTGTCCAGACAGAAATGAGAGGAAGATTGGCCCCATCAATAATTGAAGCAACCATGCCTTCCCATTTAGTAAGCTTCATCCTCAATGCAAAAGATGGAATAAAGACACACAAAATTCCATCAAGATGTGGATGTCATCATAATGGGCATTCATCATTCCTCAAGAAGTGA
- the C30H18orf54 gene encoding lung adenoma susceptibility protein 2 isoform X1 translates to MARSSTKHRVCSRESSVSSLLASCSLSGSNSSNSDGSFQYKDKLYSSASQALQAYIDDFDLSQMYPGASTGKINIDKYSANMPEFSNYIYKPNHAFENVDDKKNSLSLPYREQTINDMDSISLTTDELLKLPADGSFSFTYVGSRHRSSKKNKKRIGRLSSSVTEKNQNFQESSALMGKDNIVTPVVYTNINGKQCGRLKNPKLVNKAHKCISVPSLSFSKKSSFRDSSEHNLEKNYPRWLTSQKSDLDVSGITSIPDFKYPVWLYNQDLLPDTNGQRIYKILKEDQCSPRHSYQAQRTSRLMNKLDGFEYSFEPSNISNSLSDDKGLVNEYKCDSKHSQCQCENPLLPGSKKPFSGDRIELLILKAKRNLEDCTEELPKSMKKDDSPCSLDKLEAERSWENIPVTFKSPVPVNADDNPQQTSRAKYPKEFLEDFLNNDNQSCTLSGGKHHGPVEALKQMLFNLQAVQESFNQNKITESKGEVKQVSEDDFSKLQLKESMVPITKSLQKALHHLSRLRDLVDDTSGRQSPKM, encoded by the exons ATGGCAAGATCAAGTACAAAACACAGAGTTTGTTCTCGGGAATCTTCAGTATCTTCTCTGTTAGCAAGCTGCAGCCTGAGTGGTAGTAATTCATCTAACTCTGATGGCTCTTTTCAGTATAAGGATAAACTGTACAGTTCTGCATCTCAGGCTCTACAGGCCTATATTGATGATTTTGACCTAAGCCAAATGTATCCTGGTGCAAGCACTGGAAAGATTAACATTGATAAATATTCTGCCAATATGCCAGAATTCTCCAACTATATTTATAAACCAAACCATG CTTTTGAAAATGTTGATGACAAAAAAAACTCCTTGTCCTTACCCTATAGAGAACAGACTATTAATGACATGGACTCCATTAGCCTAACAACTGATGAACTATTAAAACTCCCAGCAGATGGATCATTTTCTTTCACTTATGTTGGATCACGTCACCGAAGTAGCAAGAAAAACAAGAAACGCATTGGAAGACTGAGTTCATCTGTCACTGAAAAGAATCAAAATTTTCAAGAATCCTCTGCTCTCATGGGCAAGGATAACATAGTTACTCCAGTtgtatacacaaatataaatgGAAAGCAATGTGGTAGgctaaaaaacccaaaacttgtGAATAAGGCTCATAAATGCATTTCTGTACCATCTTTATCTTTTTCCAAGAAATCATCTTTTAGGGACAGTTCAGAACACAATCTTGAAAAGAATTACCCAAGGTGGCTCACAAGCCAGAAATCTGACCTTGATGTTTCAGGGATAACTAGTATACCTGATTTCAAATACCCAGTCTGGCTCTACAATCAAGACTTGCTACCTGATACAAATGGTCAAAggatttataaaatacttaaagaaGATCAGTGTTCCCCTAGACATAGTTACCAGGCACAAAGAACTTCTCGGCTAATGAATAAATTAGATGGTTTTGAATATTCTTTTGAACCCTCAAACATTTCAAATTCCTTGAGTGATGATAAAGGATTAGTTAATGAATATAAATGTGATTCAAAACATAGCCAATGCCAGTGTGAGAATCCACTTCTCCCAGGATCCAAAAAGCCATTCAGTg GTGACAGAATTGAATTGCTTATCCTGAAGGCCAAGAGAAATCTAGAGGATTGTACTGAAGAATTACCGAAGTCTATGAAAAAGGATGACAGTCCTTGTTCATTAGATAAACTTGAAGCAGAAAGATCATGGGAAAATATTCCTGTTACTTT CAAATCTCCTGTTCCTGTTAACGCTGATGATAATCCTCAACAAACTTCAAGGGCAAAATATCCTAAAGAGTTCCTTGAAGACTTTTTAAACAATGATAATCAG agCTGTACCCTTTCTGGGGGGAAACATCATGGTCCTGTTGAAGCTCTGAAACAAATGTTATTTAATCTTCAAGCAGTGCAAGAAAGTTTTAATCAGAATAAAATCACAGAATCAAAAGGAGAAGTTAAACAA GTATCAGAAGATGATTTCTCTAAATTACAATTGAAGGAAAGTATGGTTCCGATTACTAAGTCACTTCAAAA GGCTTTGCACCATTTATCTCGCCTGAGAGACCTGGTTGATGATACCAGTGGGAGACAGTCACCGAAAAtgtga